The stretch of DNA TGCCTCGATGGCGCGGTGGATCGGCGCCGCGCCACGCCAGCGCGGCAGCAGCGAGCCATGGATATTCAGGCAGCCGAGCCGAGGCAGCGCCAGCACCTCGGCCGGCAGGATCAGGCCGTAGGCCGCCACCACCATGACATCCGGGGCGACGCCGCTAAGCGTTTCGATGGCCGCTGTGGCTTCTTCGGGATACTTGCCCTGGCGGCGCAGCGAACGCGGCTGCAGCACCGGCGCCAGGCCATGGGTGACGGCGAACTGCTTCACCGGGCTGGCCTGCAGCTGCATGCCGCGGCCGGCGGGCCGATCGGGCTGGGTCAGCACCGCGACCACCGGAAAGCCGGCGGCGTGGATGGCTTCCAGCGCGACGCGCGCAAACTCGGGCGTGCCGGCAAAGGCGACACGCAAGGGGCTGGCTTGGGACATGGCAGTTTCCGTGGCCGGAAATGGCACCGGCCGCTATAGCGGCCGGTATCGTGGTTCTTCGGAAGTCATAAAGATAACAGACCCCGCGCCGCTGCCGCACGCGGGTGGCCGGATTCCGGCGCGCTGTTACATCTTTATTGCCGCCGCGCGGCTTACATGCGGGTGCGTTCGCGCTTCTGCAGCTTGCTCTTGATACGGTTGAGCTTGAGCGGCGACAGGTACTCGACGAAGACCTTGCCGCGCAGGTGGTCGATCTCGTGCTGGATGCAGACTGCCAGCAGGTCGTCGGCATCGAGCTCGAAGCTTTCGCCTTTCTCGTTGAGCGCGCGCACGCGCACGCGGTCAGGGCGCTCGACCCGGTCATAGACCTCAGGTACCGACAGGCAGCCCTCTTCCCACACCTTGCGGTTGTCGCTGGCCCAGACGATCTCCGGGTTGATGAAGACCTGGAGCTGGTCGCGCGTTTCCGAGACGTCGATCACCACCACCTGCTCGTGCACGTTGACCTGGGTCGCTGCCAGGCCGATGCCGGGCGCTTCGTACATGGTTTCCGCCATGTCCTTGACCAGCTGGCGGATGCGGTCGTCCACCGCGGCCACGGGTTTGGCGACGGTGTGCAGGCGGGGATCGGGGTAGGTCAGGATGTCGAGTTTTGCCATGATGCTGGGGCGCAACGCCGGCTGCTGCCGGCAACCAGGCCGCGTTGCGGCGCCGGATGTTTACATGCAGAATCGGGGCGCAAGTACAAAAATTCAAGGCGCGCCGCAACAGGCACGCTCTCCCGGGTCAATCCGGCCGAACCACCGGCCGGTCAGGAAAATGCGCGATCTTACCAAAGAACACCAGGCGGCGTCGGGCCGCAGGCTGCACGCGTCCATCCCCAGATTTCTTGCTTATCCGTTACTGAGTGCCGCGGCCTTCACCGCCGCGCTGCCGACGCTGGCGGCGGACCTGACGGTCACGGCGGCCCAGCAGGCCGAAGCCGAGCGTACCTACCGGCACGGAATTCCCGTGGCCGATCTTGCCGCCAACGCGCCATCGCAATATACGGTGCGCGCCGGCGACACGCTGTGGGGCATCTCGGGCCGCTTCCTGCGCCAGCCGTGGCGCTGGCCCGAGCTATGGGGCATGAACCGGCAGCAGATCCGCAACCCGCACCTGATCTACCCGGGCCAGATCCTGTATCTGATCCAGCGCGACGGACGTGCCTGGCTGTCGACCACGCCGGGCGGCAGCGATACCGTGCGCCTGTCGCCGCAGATGCGCAGCGGCGCCGCCGACAGTGCCGCCATCCTGAGCATCCCGGCCGCCGAGATCGAGCCCTTCCTGATCCGGCCGCTGGTGGTCGACCAGGGCACGCTGGACACCTCGGCGCGCATCGTGGCGGTGTCGGAATCGCGCGTCATTTTGGGCCGCGACGACACCGGCTATGCGCGCGGCATCCCCGCCGAGGCGCCGCAGGGCAGTGACTGGCAGGCCTACCGCCCCCTCACCCCGGTGCGCGATCCCGTGACCCAGGCCGTGCTCGGCTACGAGGCCGAATATGAAGGCAATGTGCGCCTGGCGCGTGGCGCGCAGGGCCCGGACGCGGTCTCGACCATGCAGGTCACGCAGGCCAGGCAGGAGATGGGCGTCGGCACGCTGCTGATGCCGCAGCCAGCGCGCGAAGCCTTGCGCTACGTGCCGCACGCGCCCGATGCCCAGCTCGACGGCCGCGTCGCCAAGGTCTATGGCGGGGTGGAATTCGGTGGTGCCAGGCAGGTGGTGGTGCTCAACCTCGGCAGCCAGGCCGGGGTCGAGCCGGGCCATGTGCTGGCCCTGTCGCGCACCGGCGAAACCGTGACCGACAAGACCGACAGCAACCGCGCCATCCGGCTGCCGGACGAGCGCTACGGGCTGGCCTTTGTCTTCCGCGTGTTCCCCGGCGTCTCGTATGCGCTGGTCACCGACGCTTCCAACGTGATCGCGGTCGGCGACCGCGCCACCTCGCCGCGCTGAGCCGCTCTTGGTGACATCTCCGGCGGCGCCTGTCGGCGCCGCATCCCCTTGCCATGCCGGCGCCGGCGCGCCAGCCGCCATCCGCGATGCCGACGACCTGCAGGCATGGCTGCAACTGGCCTGTGCCCCGGGCGTCGGCCCGGTCGCGGTGCGCCTGCTGCTGGCGGCGTTCGGGCTGCCGCGGCAAGTGTTGTCGCAGAGCGTGACGGCGCTGTCCGCGGTGGTCCCGGTCAAGCTCGCCCGCGCGGTTTTGGCCAGGCCGGGGGCCGGCCTGCCGGCGCTGGTCGAACGCACGCTGGCGTGGCTGCGCACGCCCGGCAACCATCTGCTGACGCTGGCCGATGACGCCTACCCTCGCCGCCTGTTCGATCTGCACGACCCGCCGCCGCTGCTATATATCAGAGGCGATCCTGCGCTGCTGGGCCGCCCCGCGGTGGCCATCGTCGGCGCGCGCAATGCCACCGCGCAGGGCAAGCGCGATGCGCAGGCGTTCGGGCGCGAGCTGTCCGAGTCGGGCCTCACGGTGATCTCCGGCCTGGCGCTGGGTATCGACGCCGCTGCCCATGCCGGCGGGCTGCTCGGTTGCGGCGGCACCGTCGCGGTCACGGGTACCGGAGCCGATCGGGTCTATCCCGCCGACAACCTGGCCCTGGCTCACGAGGTCGCCGAGCGCGGCGCCGTCGTCACCGAATTCCCGCTCGGCATGCAGGGCCTGCCGGCCAACTTCCCGCGCCGCAACCGCATCATCGCGGCGCTGGCGCACGGGGTGCTGGTGGTGGAGGCCGCGGCGCGCTCGGGCTCGCTGATCACCGCGCGGCTGGCCGCGGAACTCGGGCGCGAGGTGTTCGCGGTGCCGGGATCGATCCACGCGCCGCTGTCACAGGGCTGCCACCTGCTGATCCGCCAGGGCGCCAAGCTGGTCGAGCACACCGAGGACGTGCTCGAGGAGATCAACCTGGGGCCAGCCGCACCGGTGCTCGGCCAGCCGTCAGCACAGGCCGTGGCTTCGCCGCCGGCTTCGGATCAGTCTGAATTTGCCGATGCCGCCGACCCCCTGCTGGACGCCCTCGGCTACGATCCGGTTACGCTGGATGCGCTGTGCGAGCGCAGCGGCCAGCCCCCGGACGCCGCCGCGGCACGCCTGCTGGAGCTGGAACTGGCCGGGCATGTCGAGCGTCTACCGGGAAACCTGTTCCGACGCCTTGCGTGAAGGCCGCGCCGGGGCAGCGCGCGCAATACCGATACAATCGCCGCTGTCCGTGTGTCGCGGGCACCTCATGATTCCGATGCCATGACCGTTTACTTTCCTGAGCGTGATGCAGGCGCCATCGCCGAGTGCCTGGCGGCACGGCCGCAGGGCCGCCTGGTGGCCTGCCTGTGCGCGCAGTGGTGCGGCACGTGCCGGGACTACCTGGTGGCGTTGACGGCGCTGGCCGCGCGCCATCCGGACCATTGCTTTGTCTGGATCGATATCGAGACCCATGCGGATGCGCTCGGCGATATCGATATCGAGAATTTCCCGACCGTGCTGGTGCAGCCCGCCGCGGGCGGCGCGCCGCAGTTCTATGGCACCCTGCTGCCGCATATCGAGGTGCTCGAGCGCATGCTCACGCGTGGCGCGGCCATGCCGGCGCCGGCAGAAGAGGTGCCCGAGGTGCTGGACTGGTTGCTTGGCGGGGGGCGCGGCGGCGCTTGAGCGGCGCGCGCGACGGCAGGCGAGCCGCCATCAGGCTGGCTTGCACCGCCGTCGAAACCGCGCTTATTATTGGCGCCTCATAGCCCCCCGGCGTTCTGATTACTACGTTTGCAGTGCAATTAGCGGGTTGCCGGATGCAGCCCGCAAGGACCCTTCCCATGTCAAAAGCCCTCATCATCGCGGAAAAGCCGTCGGTCGCGGCGGATATCGCCCGTGCCCTCGGGGGGTTTACCAAGCACGACGAGTATTTCGAGAGCGACGACTACGTGCTGTCCTCCGCCGTCGGCCACCTGGTCGAGATCGCCGCGCCGGACGAATACGAGGTCAAGCGCGGCAAGTGGAGCTTCGCCAACCTGCCGGTGATCCCGCCGCACTTCGACCTGCGCCCGATCGCCAAGACCGAGTCGCGCCTGAAGGTGCTGAACCGGCTGATCAAGCGCAAGGACGTGACCGCGCTGATCAACGCCTGCGACGCGGGGCGCGAAGGGGAACTGATCTTTCGCCTGATCGCGCAGCAGGCCAAGGCCAAGCAGCCGGTGCGCCGGCTGTGGCTGCAATCGATGACGCCGCAGGCGATCCGCGACGGCTTTGCCGCGCTGCGCGAAGACGAAGACATGCTGCCGCTGGCCGACGCCGCGCGCTGCCGCTCCGAGGCCGACTGGCTGGTCGGCATCAACGGCACGCGTGCCATGACCGCGTTCAACAGCAAGGGCGGCGGCTTCTTCCTGACCACCGTGGGCCGGGTGCAGACGCCGACGCTGTCGATCGTGGTCGAGCGCGAAGAGAAGATCAAGCACTTCGTGCCGCGCGACTACTGGGAAGTGCGCGCCGAGTTCATCGCCGCCGCCGGCCTGTACGAAGGCCGCTGGTTCGATCCCAAGTTCAAGAAGAACGAGTTCGACCCCGAGGCGCGTGATTCGCGGCTGTGGAGCGAGGCCGAGGCCAAGAGCATCGTCGCCGCCTGCCGCGACAAGCCCGGCACCGTCACCGAGGAATCCAAGCCGTCGACGCAGCAGTCGCCGGCGCTGTTCGACCTGACCACGCTGCAGCGCGAGGCCAACTCGCGCTTCGGCTTCTCGGCCAAGAACACGCTCGGCCTGGCGCAGGCCCTGTATGAAAAACACAAGGTCCTGACCTACCCGCGTACCGACGCACGCGCGCTGCCCGAGGACTACATGGACACGGTCAAGCAGACCATGGACATGCTCGCCGACAGTTCGCCCAACTACCTGCCGCATGCCAAGAAGATCCTGGCGCAGGGCTGGGTCAAGCCGAACAAGCGGATCTTCGACAACAGCAAGATCAGCGACCACTTCGCCATCATCCCGACGCTGCAGGCGCCCAAGAACCTGTCGGAGCCGGAGCAGAAGCTGTACGACCTGGTGGTGCGCCGCTTCCTGGCGGTGTTCTTCCCGGCGGCCGAGTTCCAGGTCACCACCCGCATTACCGAAGTCGCCGGCCACCACTTCAAGACCGAAGGCAAGGTGCTGGTCAACCCGGGCTGGCTGGTGATCTACGGCCGCGAAGCGCAGGGCGACAAGGATGCCGCCAACCTGGTGCCGGTGGCCAAGGATGAAAAGGTCAAGACCGACAAGGTCGAGGGCGTCGGCCTGACCACCAAGCCGCCCGCCCGCTACAACGAAGCCACGCTGCTGTCGGCGATGGAAGGCGCCGGCAAGCTGGTCGACGACGACGCGTTGCGCGAAGCCATGGCCGGCAAGGGCCTGGGCACGCCGGCCACGCGCGCGGCCATCATCGAAGGGCTGCTGACCGAGAAATACCTGGTGCGCGAAGGCCGCGAGCTGATTCCGACCGCCAAGGCGTTCCAGCTGATGACGCTGCTGCGCGGCCTGGGCGTGCAGGAACTGACCCAGGCGGAACTGACCGGCGAGTGGGAGCACAAGCTTTCGCAGATCGAGCGCGGCCGTCTCAAGCGCGACGAGTTCATGCGCGAGATCGCGCAGATGACCCAGCAGATCGTCAAGCGCGCCAAGGAATACGACAGCGATACCATCCCCGGCGACTACGCCACGCTGGACACGCCGTGCCCGCAGTGCGGCGGACAGGTCAAGGAGAACTACCGCCGCTTTGCCTGCACCGCGTGCGAATTCTCGATCAGCAAGATCCCGGGCGGCCGCCAGTTCGAGATCGACGAAGTCGAGGAACTGCTGCTGAAGAAGGAGATCGGCCCGCTGCAGGGTTTCCGCAGCAAGATGGGCCGCCCGTTCGCCGCCATCCTCAAGCTGGGCAAGGACGACGAAGGCCATTACAAGATGGAATTCGACTTTGGCCAGAATGACGACGACAACGACGGCGAGCCGGTCGACTTCAGCGGCCAGGAGCCGGTGGGAACGTGCCCGAAGTGCGGCGGCTCGGTGTTCGAGCACGGCATGAAATACGTCTGCGAGAACAGCACCACCAGCCCCAAGAGCTGCGACTTCACTACCGGCAAGATCATCCTGCAGCAGGAAATCAGCCGCGAGCAGATCGGCAAGCTGCTCAACGAAGGCAAGACCGACCTGCTGACCGGCTTCAAGTCGTCGCGCACCGGCCGCAACTTCAAGGCCTTCCTGGTCAAGCAGCCGGACGGCAAGATCGGCTTCGAGTTCGAGGCGCGCGAGCCCAAGGCGGGCGCCAAGACCGCGGCCAAGGCGGCATCGCGGGGCACGGCGGAAGCCGAGGCGCCGGCAACCAAGGCTGCAACCAAGACCGTGGCCAAGACTGCGACCAAGACCGCCGCCACCAAGACCGCCGCGGCCAAGGCGCCGGCGAAGAAGGCCGCGGCAAAGAAGGCACCCGCCAAGACCGCCGCGGCCAAGAAGACGCGCGCAGCCGCGGCCGGCGAGTAAGCCAGCCAGCCACGCAAAAACGCCCGGCATGGCCGGGCGTTTTGCTTGTTGCGGCGCGCGGCGCAGCCGCGGCCGTTCAGGTGCGCACGGCGTGGGCGCCCAGGCTGGCGGCCGGATGGTCATCCTTGCCCCGCACATGCCCTTCTTCCAGCAGGAAGTCGATAAAGGCGCGAACCTTGGTGGGCAGGAACTTGCGGCTCGGATAGACCACGCTGACATCGCGCCGGGGCAACTGGTATTGGGGCAGCACGCGCACCAGCCGGCCCGCGTCGATATTGGGCCGCGCCAGGTAGGACGAGAGCATGGCCACGCCCATATCGGCCAGCGCGGCCTGGTGCGCCAGCTCGGCGTTGCTGCACAGCAGCCCAGGGCGGATCGGCACGGTCACCTCGCCTTCCGGTCCGAGCAGTGTCCATTCGTGCTCGGCGTTGGGCAGGCGCATGGCGATGCAGCGATGGTGGCTCAGTTCATGGGCATGGCGGATGGGCGCATGCGCCGCGACATAGCCGGGCGAGGCGCACAGGATGACTTCGGCCGACAGCAGCGGACGCGCCACCAGGTGCGAGCCCAGACCCAGGTCGGACAGCATCACGGCCACGTCGCGGCCTTCCTCGACGATATCGACATTGCGGTCCGACAGGATCACGTCGAAGACCACCTCCGGGTAGAGCTGCTGGAAGCGCGACAGCAGTTCCGGCAGCAGGTGCAGGCCGAACATCACCGGCGTCACCAGGCGCAGCGTGCCGGACAGCGACTGGCTGCGCGCCGTGACCACGCTCTCGGCTTCCTCGACGTCTTCCAGGATCTGCTGGCAGCGCTGCAGGTAGGTCTCGCCGGCATCGGTCAGCGACAGGCTGCGCGTGGTCCGGTTGAGCAGGCGCGTGCCGAGGTGGCTTTCCAGGTCGGCCACATAGCGCGTGACCACCGCGTTGGACATTTCCAGCTGCTGCGCTGCACGCGCGAAGCTGCCGAGCTCCACCACTTTGGAAAACACACGCATCGACTGCAGGCGATCCATGACATAGTCTCCGGTTTCTTTGCTGAATTCTTACGCAATCAGCTTATTTTATTGTCCGAATCAAAACTAATCATTGTGGATCCTGATATTTATTGATATGAGGGAAATGCCTAATATCTAGCCATCGGATGCCGCAATGCAACATGCCCTTCCCCGGAAGGTGCCGGATCAGGCATCCACGCTACAAGAAAGGCCTGAATCATGAAAACCAACCGTTACACCCTGATCGCTGTCGCCACCGTCGCTGCCGCCCTGTCCGCCGCGCCGGCCTTTGCCAAGAATGGAAAGTTCGACGTCTACACCGACGGCGCCAAGGTGGCCAGCTTCGACGTCTATGCCGACGGCGCCCGGGCCGGCAAGTTCGACCCGTACACGGACGGTGCCAAGGCCGGCAAGTTCGACACCTT from Cupriavidus taiwanensis encodes:
- the def gene encoding peptide deformylase, yielding MAKLDILTYPDPRLHTVAKPVAAVDDRIRQLVKDMAETMYEAPGIGLAATQVNVHEQVVVIDVSETRDQLQVFINPEIVWASDNRKVWEEGCLSVPEVYDRVERPDRVRVRALNEKGESFELDADDLLAVCIQHEIDHLRGKVFVEYLSPLKLNRIKSKLQKRERTRM
- a CDS encoding LysM peptidoglycan-binding domain-containing protein — translated: MRDLTKEHQAASGRRLHASIPRFLAYPLLSAAAFTAALPTLAADLTVTAAQQAEAERTYRHGIPVADLAANAPSQYTVRAGDTLWGISGRFLRQPWRWPELWGMNRQQIRNPHLIYPGQILYLIQRDGRAWLSTTPGGSDTVRLSPQMRSGAADSAAILSIPAAEIEPFLIRPLVVDQGTLDTSARIVAVSESRVILGRDDTGYARGIPAEAPQGSDWQAYRPLTPVRDPVTQAVLGYEAEYEGNVRLARGAQGPDAVSTMQVTQARQEMGVGTLLMPQPAREALRYVPHAPDAQLDGRVAKVYGGVEFGGARQVVVLNLGSQAGVEPGHVLALSRTGETVTDKTDSNRAIRLPDERYGLAFVFRVFPGVSYALVTDASNVIAVGDRATSPR
- the dprA gene encoding DNA-processing protein DprA translates to MVTSPAAPVGAASPCHAGAGAPAAIRDADDLQAWLQLACAPGVGPVAVRLLLAAFGLPRQVLSQSVTALSAVVPVKLARAVLARPGAGLPALVERTLAWLRTPGNHLLTLADDAYPRRLFDLHDPPPLLYIRGDPALLGRPAVAIVGARNATAQGKRDAQAFGRELSESGLTVISGLALGIDAAAHAGGLLGCGGTVAVTGTGADRVYPADNLALAHEVAERGAVVTEFPLGMQGLPANFPRRNRIIAALAHGVLVVEAAARSGSLITARLAAELGREVFAVPGSIHAPLSQGCHLLIRQGAKLVEHTEDVLEEINLGPAAPVLGQPSAQAVASPPASDQSEFADAADPLLDALGYDPVTLDALCERSGQPPDAAAARLLELELAGHVERLPGNLFRRLA
- a CDS encoding thioredoxin family protein, coding for MTVYFPERDAGAIAECLAARPQGRLVACLCAQWCGTCRDYLVALTALAARHPDHCFVWIDIETHADALGDIDIENFPTVLVQPAAGGAPQFYGTLLPHIEVLERMLTRGAAMPAPAEEVPEVLDWLLGGGRGGA
- a CDS encoding DNA topoisomerase III; its protein translation is MSKALIIAEKPSVAADIARALGGFTKHDEYFESDDYVLSSAVGHLVEIAAPDEYEVKRGKWSFANLPVIPPHFDLRPIAKTESRLKVLNRLIKRKDVTALINACDAGREGELIFRLIAQQAKAKQPVRRLWLQSMTPQAIRDGFAALREDEDMLPLADAARCRSEADWLVGINGTRAMTAFNSKGGGFFLTTVGRVQTPTLSIVVEREEKIKHFVPRDYWEVRAEFIAAAGLYEGRWFDPKFKKNEFDPEARDSRLWSEAEAKSIVAACRDKPGTVTEESKPSTQQSPALFDLTTLQREANSRFGFSAKNTLGLAQALYEKHKVLTYPRTDARALPEDYMDTVKQTMDMLADSSPNYLPHAKKILAQGWVKPNKRIFDNSKISDHFAIIPTLQAPKNLSEPEQKLYDLVVRRFLAVFFPAAEFQVTTRITEVAGHHFKTEGKVLVNPGWLVIYGREAQGDKDAANLVPVAKDEKVKTDKVEGVGLTTKPPARYNEATLLSAMEGAGKLVDDDALREAMAGKGLGTPATRAAIIEGLLTEKYLVREGRELIPTAKAFQLMTLLRGLGVQELTQAELTGEWEHKLSQIERGRLKRDEFMREIAQMTQQIVKRAKEYDSDTIPGDYATLDTPCPQCGGQVKENYRRFACTACEFSISKIPGGRQFEIDEVEELLLKKEIGPLQGFRSKMGRPFAAILKLGKDDEGHYKMEFDFGQNDDDNDGEPVDFSGQEPVGTCPKCGGSVFEHGMKYVCENSTTSPKSCDFTTGKIILQQEISREQIGKLLNEGKTDLLTGFKSSRTGRNFKAFLVKQPDGKIGFEFEAREPKAGAKTAAKAASRGTAEAEAPATKAATKTVAKTATKTAATKTAAAKAPAKKAAAKKAPAKTAAAKKTRAAAAGE
- a CDS encoding LysR family transcriptional regulator, with amino-acid sequence MDRLQSMRVFSKVVELGSFARAAQQLEMSNAVVTRYVADLESHLGTRLLNRTTRSLSLTDAGETYLQRCQQILEDVEEAESVVTARSQSLSGTLRLVTPVMFGLHLLPELLSRFQQLYPEVVFDVILSDRNVDIVEEGRDVAVMLSDLGLGSHLVARPLLSAEVILCASPGYVAAHAPIRHAHELSHHRCIAMRLPNAEHEWTLLGPEGEVTVPIRPGLLCSNAELAHQAALADMGVAMLSSYLARPNIDAGRLVRVLPQYQLPRRDVSVVYPSRKFLPTKVRAFIDFLLEEGHVRGKDDHPAASLGAHAVRT